AATGAACGATTGCACCACAAATAGATTTCCAGGGTATTGATGCATCCTTCTCCTAATACAGCCTCTTCCAACACCAAGGGTGGGGGAAGGGTATCCATCTTTAAAAGTTGAGTTTTTCTCTGATGTCAAATCAACTCATacttttgctagctagctaactaccttAGCTGTTGTGCTAGCTAACATGTTACTGAACTGTGACACTAGCATACTGTCATGCATATTGGTATTAAGACAGGAGCGTATTCACCTAAAAATATAATTGTTTAGGCAAATCATTAGTTAGCTAGCCACCTATCACatgaattctgcaaaaatatgaaagctacccagtcagtcagtggcaCTGACAGAATGAAAATGTCAGTGTTTCACTCTATCCCATAAAACATGACATTGCTAAGTAGGCATCATTTAGATAATAAAATGTTAAAGCTAATTAATAAGTTAGACCCTTACTGGACAACTTTGGTAGGTAGTTTCCAACAGATGTTTCTAATCCACCTGATTGGTCATCAACTGTTACTGGTCTTGGAACTCATGTGTGAACTCATGGGAACCTGCTTCTGGTAAACTTTTCCCACAAGTGACACTAAATATTATTGTTTTCAAAAGTTTGCCGCAGATTCACCATTAGTGGCAAATGTTTGCAAACTTCTGGCAACATTTTGTGGCACACTATTTAGTTTGCAGCAAATTTACAAACTTGAGGGAAGTTTGCAGCAACATATTCATTTCTGTAGGGTGAATTATAAATAATTACACAAAGTTTATGCAATCCCAGTACTTCAGAGAATAAACATATTTTTTGGGGCTTGAATTGTATGGGATGGATTTCTATTcctattttctctctttccctctccgcTTTGTCGTGTGAAAATGAGAAATCATGCAATAATGGTTTGGGAGCAAAAGGTCATCTAtcctctctttttttcccttttCTATTCTCTGCATCTCTTCAGGTTTGACACTGGGAGGGATGGTGGTGACGACCGCCAGCGCAGCAGGTTCCAGAATATGCAAACCCTGTCTCGTTCAGCGTGGAAGAAAGATTGGAGGGAGGTGCCCTACACCCGTCTGGACAGAGGACTAAAacctgctcctccctctctccgcaCACGATCGgtccccatcatcctctctctccagggaCACGGCCGTGAGGAGGGTCACATGGATGAGACCAGGCAGGGGGTCTCGCAGGGAGGAGGTCTCGCTGGGCCAGGTCACAAGCCCCAAGGACCTGCCAATGGCAGCAGCCACACCCCCCGTCACTCAACCATCTCTTCCTCTGAGACTGTACTAGAATCTGAGGCCAGATCCAGTCATTTGCGTCCCTGCGGCGTTAAGACTGTACTGGGGTTAGGGACAAGCTCTAGCCACGTGCACCACGGCTCCTCTGAAACTCCAGTAGGGCCAGGGGGCTCGTTCCAACACGCCGGGACAGCAGCATCCAGATCAGGTGTTCCCAGGTTGAACAGCAGGAACACTATTATTGCTGTGACCGTGCTGGAGTCCGAGGGAAAGAACATGCGGTATACACCCAGATTGCTATACAGCTGTCCCGGGAGCAGGGGTCCTCAGGCAGGAGGCCAAAGGGAGGCCCAGGGGCTCGGGGAACAATACGCCCCCCCACCCCTGATGGATGGAGGGGCAAACTGCTTCCTGACAGCAGTGGTGAGCAGAGGTGCTGGAATTGATTATGCCAAAACTTCTGCCAGCTGAGTGGACTAGATCTTGCCGACAGGTGTGGTGATATTGATGATTTGTCGCCACAGATGGTTTgtttacatagcaggttaggataattcatGTTGGGGCAGGGATGTGCAAATATGACAAAATACAATTTCAAAATACCATAAAGAACAACGTATgaaaataaactacaaaatacttctattttgaaatgtatttaattaaaataaatgtattttgtattttaaaatacagaaatacatttgcaagttGCCGGACCGAAcagcaacaacattctcagtaacggTTACAGAAACATTtgacttgctatgactgtgatacgCTGTTGTTTATCAACAtgagttgaatgcactgactgtaagtcactcaggataagagtgtctgctaaatgaccaaaatataaatgtatatgtGAAAATAAACATACCAAAGCACACTAGGTATTACTATTGGCCTTGTTTCGGGGCGAAGCTCATTAGAGTAATACTCAGCATGCTTTTCAATTGTTCATTTGTACATATACAATTATATTTTGTTAATTTATCAGATGCTCTTAACACACCATATTGCCATCAGAATTTTGATACCAACGCAGGGTGAAAGGGGGCCACAAAATTGTGAACCGCTATAAAAAGAATTGTAtagaaaaaagtattttgtcatttgaaaatacaaaatatagCTCTCAACAATATCTTGTTAAAACATACATTGGAGTGCagttcagcccagtgtaatacaaattacacaaaatactcagaagtaattgaaatacacatttcaaatacatgtaacagaaatactgcccatctctggttgcaggttaggtgaattaacGTGGTAGGTTAGAATTAACACAGCAGGTTTGGTGAATTAATGTAGCATGTTAGGAGaatggggttaaggttaggaagaAGTGTTAGGCATAGCTACAATGCTACAGTTGTCAACAACTGTTGTCCCTGACGTGGCCACTAGTTTGCGCTCTAGTCCTCCATCTGGCCACAATGGtaaaaacataaacaatatctGGTGACAAATCATCAGTAACATGACACCTGCAGGGAAAGATTCCGCCCACCTGCATCGACAACATGAGGGGAGTGGGACCACCTGCCTAAAAAATTGGACCAATCACAGATGGCCCCCGGTTTCTGTAAAAGAGCCACAGCAGCGTGGACTGCAGAAAAGAATTTATTGATACATTTAAGACCTTGAATTATGaagaatacacacacagtctatgtGAATAATGTGAAACAATGCAGACGGACATAAAGACTGGAGTGGGAGATTGATTTAAAagtgtataaaataatatatacatgATCTATATGGCACTATCTAAACAACGCTTCTACTTAGAAACCAAAATAGTGTGTCATCGCTATGTTGTTTCTCTATTGTAAAGAAATCTAATTGTATATGTCATATATAtaaagtggggagaacaagtatttgatacactgctgattttgcaggttttcctacttacaaagcatgtagaaatctgtaatttttatcataggaacacttcaactgtgagagacggaatctaaaacaaaaatccagaaaatcacattgtatgatttttaagtaattaatttgcattttattgcatgacataagtatttgataacctaccaatcagtaagaattccgggtctcacagacctgttcgtttttctttaagaagccctcctcttctccattcattacctgtattaactgcacctgtttgaactcgttacctgtataaaagacacctctccacgcactcaatcaaacagactccaacctctccacaatggccaagaccagggagctgtgtaaggacatcaggggtaaaattgtagacctgcacaaggctggaatgggctataaggacaataggcaagcagcggtctgatgagacaaaaatagagctttttggtctaaactccacccGCCGTGTtcggaggaagaaggatgagtacaaccccaagatcaccatcccaaccgtgaagcatggaggtggaaacataattctttggggatgcttttctgcaaaggggacaggatgactgcaccgtattgaggggaggatggatggggccatctattgcgagatcttggccaacaacctccttcccccagtaagagcattgaagatgggtcgtggccgggtcttccagcatgacaacgacgcGAAACACACAGCTAGGGCAACTAAgtagtggctccgtaagaagcatctcaaggtcctggagtggcctagccagtctccagacctgaacccaatagaacatctttggagggagctgaaagtccgtattgcccagcgacagccccggaacctgaaggatctggagaatgTCTGtaaggaggagtgggccaaaatccctgctgcagtgtgtgcaaacctggtcaagaactacaggaaacgtatgatctctgtaattgcaaacaaaggtttctgtaccaaatattaagttctgcttttctgatgtatcgaatacttatgtcatgcaataaaatgaaaattaattacttaaaaatcatacaatgtgattttcaggatttttgttttagattccgtctctcacagttgaagtgtacctatgataaaaattccagacctctacatgctCTGTTAGCAGGAAAATCTGGAAAATTggcaatgtatcaaatacttgttctccccactgtatgtcctaTAGACgtgtatatatactgaatatTTGACATGACATCTTGACTAAATAAAGACAACGACTACAGTGTTAAAGGGTGTGTGATTGATTGAATTTCTGAAACATCTTTCAGCTTCACATTTGATGTCTGTGTTTTTCCTTTCAGGTCGGTCAGGGTATAGcctagttgtcacgccctgaccatagagagcctttttagtCTCCATTTTgattaggtcggggtgtgacggGGGGGGGGTTCCTATCTAGGATGTTTagttctatgttggcctggtatggttcccaatcagaggcagctgtttatcgttgtttctgattggggatcatatttaggcagccatttccctactgtgttttgtgggatcttgtttttgtgttgatGCCTTTGAGCACTTCATTTACATCACGTTTCATTGtttctttattttgtattgtTCAAAGTCCCACTTCAATAAATATGTGAACACAGATCACGCTTCGCTTTGGTCCGAGTATGTTTccaacgacgatcgtgacactagTAAATTGTATGTCAAAATAAGTTTATCCTCTATGACACATTATGTCAACAGGCGCTGACTATGGCATTATTCCCTATGCGGAATGAGGTTTCTCAGTTCTACATCTTCTTCCACCGAAAGATAATCAAGTTACACCTAGAGCAGCCCAGACATCTCCTACCAGAGTTCAGGAAATAGAAAAGACAAATGGTCAGAGTCACTGTTCCTGTCTCCATGACAACAGCAGCCCTATCGAGCACAACATGACAGGTGCGTACCTCCCCGGAAAAGCGAGGTACTCCAATTGATAAGGAGAGTCAGACAGAATAAACAATTTACTTATCTCTTCCCAAAAACACCCTCGTTAAAGTGCAAGCTCATTATTTTGCATTAGCTATTTAGAAAAACTGCAGTGATATCAGCAGAAAAGTTTTTAGCTAGCCATTTTTtttgcttaaagacacagagagcaggcaatggcattaccataatccctaggctgtgccgagttcaacgagatatcccgcttgaccgtagctcgctcggtctaagcgcagcgaccattagaaaagtaggcccaaaatgaaacCTGCCCCACAActtcatttgcttttgggtgacagtgagagaacagttagggtgagaagcacaattcgacctcaggtacgttcctaaggtcctcctgatccgtgcaagcctaaccttgaccgtgtggcattaacccttaccagttaaaagaaggtgtttacatcaaacagtttgcattgacttctctccccataggaatacattgcctgcacccctaaattcaacctgaatcCTATATGGGTTATGAACGCCGTATTAACCTGTCTTCAgtgacagtccatcaggccactatgaggtctacctgtgttgattctaagcttcctggaacAACCGGAAGTGGTTAGAATCACCCTAACAGTGtttatccataccctgcctgcagtttgatagacatagtgcattcaaccctgtgtaaatcagtcagttcttaacgtaacgacttaaaactcaggattctgtaaaagcataccccaatggggatatgtgttgacttatagcttcctgtgccaaccggaagtgccataattggtgtctcaggggctgtttcgaggggttaaaaaagtcagatctttccaaaacttcatatgtgtgatgaggcaacccccatgaactgtaaatcagtcatttttcccataaaatttcaaagcaaaactaaatcacacacacacacagcttggaaggagggacacattggcgtgcgtagagacagacactgcctgcattagttaaccctgttggaacttttaaagaaccgtcagacctagagttccaaaactttagaatcctgttctagacctcaggtcgatagtgcttggtgagttacgtggctctagaaggttctcggaccgagaaacagcctcgtacatttgcaatgacttcaattcatttttgcatcacgaaaatgacaacatttagaaatgtcccagagtcacaagactaggtgcattgcgaccgtctcggcccatatagacggaccccaacgtttctgtccgatagctcattcaagcaccccgtagcaagtcatggaaaaaagtggattttcagcaccaattagggtcttgctcggacaccaaatgacctatcaagccgaaacttggga
This region of Oncorhynchus tshawytscha isolate Ot180627B linkage group LG25, Otsh_v2.0, whole genome shotgun sequence genomic DNA includes:
- the LOC112224054 gene encoding uncharacterized protein LOC112224054, translated to MESRETYQRRVLSIFSIASGICFLGVACMALYRRNKRHREKLRAHFLESRNLRVCSINASGFMSKSSPRPQCGWQLQKCYKSHGFSPPQGCSSLSAGAPTAAPPTLNRALPKGKSFRSSSLSLSPPQRHQDTHHFRTLPISRGPRVAGPAYKHLQEVESTEMEAESLRGFDTGRDGGDDRQRSRFQNMQTLSRSAWKKDWREVPYTRLDRGLKPAPPSLRTRSVPIILSLQGHGREEGHMDETRQGVSQGGGLAGPGHKPQGPANGSSHTPRHSTISSSETVLESEARSSHLRPCGVKTVLGLGTSSSHVHHGSSETPVGPGGSFQHAGTAASRSGVPRLNSRNTIIAVTVLESEGKNMRYTPRLLYSCPGSRGPQAGGQREAQGLGEQYAPPPLMDGGANCFLTAVVSRGAGIDYAKTSAS